Proteins from a genomic interval of Alosa alosa isolate M-15738 ecotype Scorff River chromosome 8, AALO_Geno_1.1, whole genome shotgun sequence:
- the LOC125299235 gene encoding serine/arginine repetitive matrix protein 1-like, protein MRKWVVSGWQGGRSEEFENRRNQSVHYDSPQGLDYYDQRATPGARPPVRHVDNSPLGHVQQRSLSSDRKSAPLDRKQGSPSVLRKFGAMLQENEGKLLTDAGVVAPSPPPTVTTGSSPISPRRSHARTPSHSHAHARYSNPSPTPPPHSSPKLTPTQGQQRGGQWGERRDRDVSGGRVPVQGGDPATDYWMVEHILNGPSVGRRRSHSSGSGGCYSNGGYYGNGTGISREESGLVELLSTLDIQQQQQRPASRVSHTPPVSRESSPAPSRRSFSRPARPANQRPPSRWASQTGSTRPRLSSHSGPMSRPPSPARKARPANQSFSSYSLHTETVIM, encoded by the exons ATGAGAAAATG GGTTGTCTCTGGCTGGCAAGGTGGCAGAAGTGAGGAGTTTGAGAACCGGAGGAACCAATCAGTGCACTATGACAGCCCTCAGGGACTGGACTACTATGACCAGCGCGCGACTCCTGGAGCCCGGCCACCCGTGCGCCATGTCGACAACTCCCCCCTGGGCCATGTCCAGCAGCGTTCCTTATCATCAGACAGAAAGTCCGCCCCCCTGGACAGGAAACAGGGCAGCCCATCGGTGCTGCGCAAGTTCGGCGCCATGCTTCAGGAGAACGAGGGGAAGCTGCTGACGGATGCCGGCGTGGTGGCGCCCTCCCCTCCACCGACCGTGACCACCGGCTCCTCTCCCATCAGCCCCCGCCgctcacatgcacgcacgcctTCACACTCCCACGCGCACGCGCGCTACTCCAACCCCAGCCCCACTCCCCCTCCACACTCCTCACCCAAACTCACCCCCACCCAGGGGCAGCAGCGAGGGGGGCAGTGGGGCGAGAGGAGGGACCGGGACGTCTCTGGTGGCAGGGTGCCGGTCCAAGGGGGCGACCCGGCCACTGATTACTGGATGGTGGAGCACATCCTAAACGGACCGAGCGTGGGCCGGCGCCGCAGCCACAGCAGTGGCAGTGGGGGCTGCTACAGCAACGGGGGTTACTACGGAAACGGAACAGGCATTAGCCGAGAGGAGAGCGGTCTGGTGGAGCTACTGAGCACGCTGGACattcagcagcaacagcagcggcCAGCCAGCAGAGTCTCTCACACACCGCCG GTCAGCCGCGAGTCCTCTCCAGCACCTTCAAGGCGGAGCTTCTCCCGTCCTGCCCGGCCAGCCAATCAGCGCCCACCTTCCAGATGGGCCAGCCAGACAGGCTCCACCCGCCCCAGGCTCTCCAGCCATTCAGGTCCCATGAGCCGTCCCCCAAGTCCCGCCCGCAAAGCCaggccagccaatcagagcttcagcTCCTACTCGCTGCACACAGAAACGGTCATCATGTGA